A genomic segment from Nicotiana tabacum cultivar K326 chromosome 7, ASM71507v2, whole genome shotgun sequence encodes:
- the LOC107807862 gene encoding uncharacterized protein LOC107807862, translating to MADCRLLQSEVDHLLKQGYLTELFSEKGKQAYMKNMQEPPKPPSPKRTVNVISGGEEIYSVTYTAAKKVLKVTVTHGKCVRHVLEKKSITFDYADADSMLTPHNDALMQAEDKLVPKAHTLSGFDNSSVVTKGEVVLTTFAERVVKDTKFQVVEMEMANNMILGRPWIHEMDDVSSTLHQVIKFPSPKGIRQIRGDQQTSRSINSVADSRTKNEEK from the exons ATGGCAGATTGTAGATTGCTACAAAGTGAAGTAGACCATTTATTAAAGCAAGGGTATCTTACCGAACtatttagtgaaaaaggtaaGCAAGCATACATGAAGAACATGCAGGAGCCCCCTAAACCTCCTTCTCCAAAAAGGACCGTTAATGTCATAAGCGGGGGCGAAGAAATTTACAGCGTGACATATACGGCGGCCAAGAAAGTTTTAAAAGTTACAGTTACACACGGGAAGTGCGTCCGACAtgttttggagaaaaaaagtaTTACATTTGATTATGCAGATGCGGACAGCATGTTAACTccacacaacgatgcactg atgcaagctgaagataagcTAGTACCTAAGGCACATACTTTATCTGGCTTTGACAATTCAAGCGTCGTGACAAAAGGGGAGGTAGTACTTACAACATTCGCAGAAAGAGTTGTCAAAGATACGAAATTTCAGGTGGTGGAGATGGAAATGGCTAACAATATGATTCTCGGAAGACCGTGGATTCATGAGATGGATGATGTGTCGTCTAccttacatcaagttattaaattcccatcaccaaaGGGAATACGCCAAATACGTGGGGATCAACAGACATCCAGGAGCATCAACTCTGTAGCAGATTCAAGAACAAAAAACGAAGAAAAGTAG